The following are encoded together in the Pectinophora gossypiella chromosome 14, ilPecGoss1.1, whole genome shotgun sequence genome:
- the LOC126372549 gene encoding 15-hydroxyprostaglandin dehydrogenase [NAD(+)]-like, giving the protein MELKGKVALITGAAAGIGLAYSEELLKQGAKVSLCDIDSDLGEQISDELGAKYGRKNVLFCQCDVTDYPQYEEAFEMTMKVFNRLDIVINNAGVMNDRFWELEVDVNLNGVIRGTLLAYRFMGKDRGGQGGTIVNTASTAFARPQVSTPIYTATNYAVVGLTRAYGDQYHVNLTGVRSMVLCPGLTDTGLVKEIRKQLMSSEYEAAWQRDNANCKTQSAEHVGRALIDILTKGQTGSVWIVENGQPPREWRG; this is encoded by the exons ATGGAATTAAAAGGAAAGGTGGCTCTCATCACTGGAGCGGCCGCTGGAATAGGCCTGGCTTACAGCGAAGAACTACTCAAACAAGGAGCGAAG GTTTCCCTTTGCGATATCGATTCGGACCTCGGCGAACAAATATCTGATGAGCTGGGCGCCAAGTATGGCCGGAAGAACGTACTCTTCTGTCAGTGTGACGTCACTGACTACCCGCAATATGAAG AGGCGTTCGAGATGACGATGAAGGTATTCAACCGACTGGACATCGTCATCAACAATGCAGGAGTCATGAACGACCGGTTCTGGGAGCTCGAAGTCGATGTTAATTTG AATGGCGTGATCCGCGGCACGCTGCTCGCGTACCGGTTCATGGGCAAGGACCGCGGCGGGCAGGGCGGCACCATCGTCAACACGGCGTCTACCGCCTTCGCGCGCCCTCAGGTCTCCACGCCCATCTACACCGCCACCAACTACGCCGTCGTTGGTCTTACTAGGGCTTATGGG GATCAATACCACGTGAATCTGACAGGCGTGCGGAGTATGGTCCTATGCCCAGGGTTGACTGACACTGGGCTGGTGAAGGAAATACGCAAACAACTCATGTCTTCGGAGTACGAAGCTGCCTGGCAGAGGGATAACGCTAACTGCAAAACTCAAAG TGCGGAGCATGTCGGTCGCGCGCTGATCGACATCCTGACCAAAGGCCAGACGGGATCCGTGTGGATTGTGGAAAATGGGCAACCGCCGAGGGAGTGGCGCGGTTAA
- the LOC126372476 gene encoding protein LSM14 homolog B-like isoform X3, translating to MSSGMPELGSKISLISKADIRYEGRLFTVDPQECTIALASVRSFGTEDRETQYPVAPQSQVYDYILFRGSDIKDIRVLNNVPSLPNDPAIMQMSVPPSLGGGAAPAQFGGQFTHPVVGQAPYPQYHPMAGFPAGVHAPGLNKTSELSPQTSVDLAPQPQPATAPIGSGVAHHANQVKDQGSMLDLIGGGSQQNASRSGTPAVGGHRKSPTADQGTQQVGSVAGGSGQQREARGGSKQQQARGRADSRSRQRYPSGGAQAAAHHQQQHHQQHQPQQHHQQQHHQQQHQQQQHHQQQHQQHHQQQHHPTQHHQPGQGYNRGGWRGRGRGRGRGFVPRNKNTLKFDNDYDFEQANTEFEELRSQLAKTKISDGEVKPEANSNEELQPVTAVAGETDKKDDSGNETGAGEAEVDDDGFTGYDKNKSFFDNISCEAVERSKGRSQRTDWRTERKLNSETFGVAMARRGAWRGRANWRHNPQQQHWRGMRGSRGRGFPQQHAAHAARARPAGALTQPPPHAQHHAQHAQHPMPAAGNHSLSTFNTQVGEAVL from the exons ATGAGTTCTGGCATGCCTGAGTTGGGCTCTAAAATAAGCCTAATATCGAAAGCTGACATCCGCTATGAAGGCCGACTTTTCACCGTTGATCCTCAGGAATGTACTATCGCTTTGGCTAGCG TGCGATCTTTTGGGACGGAGGATCGGGAGACGCAGTACCCGGTAGCGCCCCAGAGCCAAGTGTACGACTACATCTTGTTCCGAGGCTCCGATATAAAGGACATTCGAGTGCTGAACAATGTTCCATCACTGCCGAACGACCCCGCCATCATGCAGATGTCGGTGCCGCCGTCGCTGGGCGggggcgcggcgccggcgcagttCGGCGGGCAGTTCACGCACCCGGTGGTGGGGCAAGCCCCATACCCGCAGTACCACCCCATGGCCGGCTTCCCGGCAGGCGTGCATGCGCCTGGCCTCAACAAGACCAGTGAGTTGTCCCCGCAAACGTCGGTGGATCTGGCTCCACAGCCACAGCCGGCCACGGCTCCTATTGGCTCGGGTGTGGCACATCATGCCAACCAAGTGAAAGACCAAG GTTCGATGTTGGATCTGATTGGGGGAGGGTCGCAGCAGAATGCGTCTAGGTCCGGAACCCCGGCCGTGGGCGGACACAGGAAGAGCCCCACCGCCGACCAGGGCACCCAG CAGGTGGGGTCGGTAGCGGGCGGGTCGGGGCAGCAGCGCGAGGCGCGGGGCGGCAGCAAGCAGCAGCAGGCGCGCGGCCGCGCCGACTCGCGCTCGCGGCAGCGGTACCCCAGCGGCGGTGCGCAGGCCGCCGCGCACCACCAGCAGCAGCACCACCAGCAGCACCAGCCGCAACAGCACCACCAGCAGCAGCACCACCAACAACAGCACCAACAGCAACAGCACCATCAGCAACAG CACCAGCAGCATCATCAGCAACAGCATCACCCCACGCAGCACCACCAGCCTG GGCAAGGCTACAACCGCGGCGGGTGGCGCGGACGCggccgcgggcgcgggcgcgggttcGTGCCACGCAACAAGAACACCCTCAAGTTCGACAACGACTACGACTTCGAGCAAGCCAACACCGAGTTCGAAGAGCTACGTAGTCAACTGGCCAAGACCAAGATCTCTGATGGTGAAGTGAAGCCAGAGGCCAATAGTAATGAG GAACTGCAACCCGTGACGGCGGTGGCTGGTGAGACTGACAAGAAGGATGACTCTGGCAACGAGACGGGCGCGGGCGAGGCCGAGGTCGACGACGACGGTTTCACCGGCTACGACAAGAACAAGAGCTTCTTTGACAACATCTCCTGCGAGGCTGTTGAGAG GTCGAAAGGTCGGTCGCAGCGGACGGACTGGCGGACGGAGCGCAAGCTGAACTCGGAGACGTTCGGCGTGGCCATGGCGCGCCGTGGCGCCTGGCGCGGGCGGGCCAACTGGCGGCACAACCCGCAGCAGCAGCA CTGGCGCGGCATGCGCGGGTCCCGCGGGCGCGGCTTCCCGCAGCAGCACGCGGCgcacgcggcgcgcgcgcgccccGCCGGCGCGCTCAcgcagccgccgccgcacgcgcagcACCACGCGCAGCACGCCCAGCACCCCATGCCCGCCGCCGGTAACCACTCCCTATCCACTTTTAATAC CCAAGTAGGGGAAGCTGTCCTATGA
- the LOC126372476 gene encoding protein LSM14 homolog B-like isoform X1 has protein sequence MSSGMPELGSKISLISKADIRYEGRLFTVDPQECTIALASVRSFGTEDRETQYPVAPQSQVYDYILFRGSDIKDIRVLNNVPSLPNDPAIMQMSVPPSLGGGAAPAQFGGQFTHPVVGQAPYPQYHPMAGFPAGVHAPGLNKTSELSPQTSVDLAPQPQPATAPIGSGVAHHANQVKDQGSMLDLIGGGSQQNASRSGTPAVGGHRKSPTADQGTQQVGSVAGGSGQQREARGGSKQQQARGRADSRSRQRYPSGGAQAAAHHQQQHHQQHQPQQHHQQQHHQQQHQQQQHHQQQHQQHHQQQHHPTQHHQPDGGAGQGYNRGGWRGRGRGRGRGFVPRNKNTLKFDNDYDFEQANTEFEELRSQLAKTKISDGEVKPEANSNEELQPVTAVAGETDKKDDSGNETGAGEAEVDDDGFTGYDKNKSFFDNISCEAVERSKGRSQRTDWRTERKLNSETFGVAMARRGAWRGRANWRHNPQQQHWRGMRGSRGRGFPQQHAAHAARARPAGALTQPPPHAQHHAQHAQHPMPAAGNHSLSTFNTQVGEAVL, from the exons ATGAGTTCTGGCATGCCTGAGTTGGGCTCTAAAATAAGCCTAATATCGAAAGCTGACATCCGCTATGAAGGCCGACTTTTCACCGTTGATCCTCAGGAATGTACTATCGCTTTGGCTAGCG TGCGATCTTTTGGGACGGAGGATCGGGAGACGCAGTACCCGGTAGCGCCCCAGAGCCAAGTGTACGACTACATCTTGTTCCGAGGCTCCGATATAAAGGACATTCGAGTGCTGAACAATGTTCCATCACTGCCGAACGACCCCGCCATCATGCAGATGTCGGTGCCGCCGTCGCTGGGCGggggcgcggcgccggcgcagttCGGCGGGCAGTTCACGCACCCGGTGGTGGGGCAAGCCCCATACCCGCAGTACCACCCCATGGCCGGCTTCCCGGCAGGCGTGCATGCGCCTGGCCTCAACAAGACCAGTGAGTTGTCCCCGCAAACGTCGGTGGATCTGGCTCCACAGCCACAGCCGGCCACGGCTCCTATTGGCTCGGGTGTGGCACATCATGCCAACCAAGTGAAAGACCAAG GTTCGATGTTGGATCTGATTGGGGGAGGGTCGCAGCAGAATGCGTCTAGGTCCGGAACCCCGGCCGTGGGCGGACACAGGAAGAGCCCCACCGCCGACCAGGGCACCCAG CAGGTGGGGTCGGTAGCGGGCGGGTCGGGGCAGCAGCGCGAGGCGCGGGGCGGCAGCAAGCAGCAGCAGGCGCGCGGCCGCGCCGACTCGCGCTCGCGGCAGCGGTACCCCAGCGGCGGTGCGCAGGCCGCCGCGCACCACCAGCAGCAGCACCACCAGCAGCACCAGCCGCAACAGCACCACCAGCAGCAGCACCACCAACAACAGCACCAACAGCAACAGCACCATCAGCAACAG CACCAGCAGCATCATCAGCAACAGCATCACCCCACGCAGCACCACCAGCCTG ACGGTGGGGCAGGGCAAGGCTACAACCGCGGCGGGTGGCGCGGACGCggccgcgggcgcgggcgcgggttcGTGCCACGCAACAAGAACACCCTCAAGTTCGACAACGACTACGACTTCGAGCAAGCCAACACCGAGTTCGAAGAGCTACGTAGTCAACTGGCCAAGACCAAGATCTCTGATGGTGAAGTGAAGCCAGAGGCCAATAGTAATGAG GAACTGCAACCCGTGACGGCGGTGGCTGGTGAGACTGACAAGAAGGATGACTCTGGCAACGAGACGGGCGCGGGCGAGGCCGAGGTCGACGACGACGGTTTCACCGGCTACGACAAGAACAAGAGCTTCTTTGACAACATCTCCTGCGAGGCTGTTGAGAG GTCGAAAGGTCGGTCGCAGCGGACGGACTGGCGGACGGAGCGCAAGCTGAACTCGGAGACGTTCGGCGTGGCCATGGCGCGCCGTGGCGCCTGGCGCGGGCGGGCCAACTGGCGGCACAACCCGCAGCAGCAGCA CTGGCGCGGCATGCGCGGGTCCCGCGGGCGCGGCTTCCCGCAGCAGCACGCGGCgcacgcggcgcgcgcgcgccccGCCGGCGCGCTCAcgcagccgccgccgcacgcgcagcACCACGCGCAGCACGCCCAGCACCCCATGCCCGCCGCCGGTAACCACTCCCTATCCACTTTTAATAC CCAAGTAGGGGAAGCTGTCCTATGA
- the LOC126372476 gene encoding protein LSM14 homolog B-A-like isoform X5 — MSSGMPELGSKISLISKADIRYEGRLFTVDPQECTIALASVRSFGTEDRETQYPVAPQSQVYDYILFRGSDIKDIRVLNNVPSLPNDPAIMQMSVPPSLGGGAAPAQFGGQFTHPVVGQAPYPQYHPMAGFPAGVHAPGLNKTSSMLDLIGGGSQQNASRSGTPAVGGHRKSPTADQGTQQVGSVAGGSGQQREARGGSKQQQARGRADSRSRQRYPSGGAQAAAHHQQQHHQQHQPQQHHQQQHHQQQHQQQQHHQQQHQQHHQQQHHPTQHHQPDGGAGQGYNRGGWRGRGRGRGRGFVPRNKNTLKFDNDYDFEQANTEFEELRSQLAKTKISDGEVKPEANSNEELQPVTAVAGETDKKDDSGNETGAGEAEVDDDGFTGYDKNKSFFDNISCEAVERSKGRSQRTDWRTERKLNSETFGVAMARRGAWRGRANWRHNPQQQHWRGMRGSRGRGFPQQHAAHAARARPAGALTQPPPHAQHHAQHAQHPMPAAGNHSLSTFNTQVGEAVL, encoded by the exons ATGAGTTCTGGCATGCCTGAGTTGGGCTCTAAAATAAGCCTAATATCGAAAGCTGACATCCGCTATGAAGGCCGACTTTTCACCGTTGATCCTCAGGAATGTACTATCGCTTTGGCTAGCG TGCGATCTTTTGGGACGGAGGATCGGGAGACGCAGTACCCGGTAGCGCCCCAGAGCCAAGTGTACGACTACATCTTGTTCCGAGGCTCCGATATAAAGGACATTCGAGTGCTGAACAATGTTCCATCACTGCCGAACGACCCCGCCATCATGCAGATGTCGGTGCCGCCGTCGCTGGGCGggggcgcggcgccggcgcagttCGGCGGGCAGTTCACGCACCCGGTGGTGGGGCAAGCCCCATACCCGCAGTACCACCCCATGGCCGGCTTCCCGGCAGGCGTGCATGCGCCTGGCCTCAACAAGACCA GTTCGATGTTGGATCTGATTGGGGGAGGGTCGCAGCAGAATGCGTCTAGGTCCGGAACCCCGGCCGTGGGCGGACACAGGAAGAGCCCCACCGCCGACCAGGGCACCCAG CAGGTGGGGTCGGTAGCGGGCGGGTCGGGGCAGCAGCGCGAGGCGCGGGGCGGCAGCAAGCAGCAGCAGGCGCGCGGCCGCGCCGACTCGCGCTCGCGGCAGCGGTACCCCAGCGGCGGTGCGCAGGCCGCCGCGCACCACCAGCAGCAGCACCACCAGCAGCACCAGCCGCAACAGCACCACCAGCAGCAGCACCACCAACAACAGCACCAACAGCAACAGCACCATCAGCAACAG CACCAGCAGCATCATCAGCAACAGCATCACCCCACGCAGCACCACCAGCCTG ACGGTGGGGCAGGGCAAGGCTACAACCGCGGCGGGTGGCGCGGACGCggccgcgggcgcgggcgcgggttcGTGCCACGCAACAAGAACACCCTCAAGTTCGACAACGACTACGACTTCGAGCAAGCCAACACCGAGTTCGAAGAGCTACGTAGTCAACTGGCCAAGACCAAGATCTCTGATGGTGAAGTGAAGCCAGAGGCCAATAGTAATGAG GAACTGCAACCCGTGACGGCGGTGGCTGGTGAGACTGACAAGAAGGATGACTCTGGCAACGAGACGGGCGCGGGCGAGGCCGAGGTCGACGACGACGGTTTCACCGGCTACGACAAGAACAAGAGCTTCTTTGACAACATCTCCTGCGAGGCTGTTGAGAG GTCGAAAGGTCGGTCGCAGCGGACGGACTGGCGGACGGAGCGCAAGCTGAACTCGGAGACGTTCGGCGTGGCCATGGCGCGCCGTGGCGCCTGGCGCGGGCGGGCCAACTGGCGGCACAACCCGCAGCAGCAGCA CTGGCGCGGCATGCGCGGGTCCCGCGGGCGCGGCTTCCCGCAGCAGCACGCGGCgcacgcggcgcgcgcgcgccccGCCGGCGCGCTCAcgcagccgccgccgcacgcgcagcACCACGCGCAGCACGCCCAGCACCCCATGCCCGCCGCCGGTAACCACTCCCTATCCACTTTTAATAC CCAAGTAGGGGAAGCTGTCCTATGA
- the LOC126372476 gene encoding protein LSM14 homolog B-like isoform X2 has product MSSGMPELGSKISLISKADIRYEGRLFTVDPQECTIALASVRSFGTEDRETQYPVAPQSQVYDYILFRGSDIKDIRVLNNVPSLPNDPAIMQMSVPPSLGGGAAPAQFGGQFTHPVVGQAPYPQYHPMAGFPAGVHAPGLNKTSELSPQTSVDLAPQPQPATAPIGSGVAHHANQVKDQGSMLDLIGGGSQQNASRSGTPAVGGHRKSPTADQGTQVGSVAGGSGQQREARGGSKQQQARGRADSRSRQRYPSGGAQAAAHHQQQHHQQHQPQQHHQQQHHQQQHQQQQHHQQQHQQHHQQQHHPTQHHQPDGGAGQGYNRGGWRGRGRGRGRGFVPRNKNTLKFDNDYDFEQANTEFEELRSQLAKTKISDGEVKPEANSNEELQPVTAVAGETDKKDDSGNETGAGEAEVDDDGFTGYDKNKSFFDNISCEAVERSKGRSQRTDWRTERKLNSETFGVAMARRGAWRGRANWRHNPQQQHWRGMRGSRGRGFPQQHAAHAARARPAGALTQPPPHAQHHAQHAQHPMPAAGNHSLSTFNTQVGEAVL; this is encoded by the exons ATGAGTTCTGGCATGCCTGAGTTGGGCTCTAAAATAAGCCTAATATCGAAAGCTGACATCCGCTATGAAGGCCGACTTTTCACCGTTGATCCTCAGGAATGTACTATCGCTTTGGCTAGCG TGCGATCTTTTGGGACGGAGGATCGGGAGACGCAGTACCCGGTAGCGCCCCAGAGCCAAGTGTACGACTACATCTTGTTCCGAGGCTCCGATATAAAGGACATTCGAGTGCTGAACAATGTTCCATCACTGCCGAACGACCCCGCCATCATGCAGATGTCGGTGCCGCCGTCGCTGGGCGggggcgcggcgccggcgcagttCGGCGGGCAGTTCACGCACCCGGTGGTGGGGCAAGCCCCATACCCGCAGTACCACCCCATGGCCGGCTTCCCGGCAGGCGTGCATGCGCCTGGCCTCAACAAGACCAGTGAGTTGTCCCCGCAAACGTCGGTGGATCTGGCTCCACAGCCACAGCCGGCCACGGCTCCTATTGGCTCGGGTGTGGCACATCATGCCAACCAAGTGAAAGACCAAG GTTCGATGTTGGATCTGATTGGGGGAGGGTCGCAGCAGAATGCGTCTAGGTCCGGAACCCCGGCCGTGGGCGGACACAGGAAGAGCCCCACCGCCGACCAGGGCACCCAG GTGGGGTCGGTAGCGGGCGGGTCGGGGCAGCAGCGCGAGGCGCGGGGCGGCAGCAAGCAGCAGCAGGCGCGCGGCCGCGCCGACTCGCGCTCGCGGCAGCGGTACCCCAGCGGCGGTGCGCAGGCCGCCGCGCACCACCAGCAGCAGCACCACCAGCAGCACCAGCCGCAACAGCACCACCAGCAGCAGCACCACCAACAACAGCACCAACAGCAACAGCACCATCAGCAACAG CACCAGCAGCATCATCAGCAACAGCATCACCCCACGCAGCACCACCAGCCTG ACGGTGGGGCAGGGCAAGGCTACAACCGCGGCGGGTGGCGCGGACGCggccgcgggcgcgggcgcgggttcGTGCCACGCAACAAGAACACCCTCAAGTTCGACAACGACTACGACTTCGAGCAAGCCAACACCGAGTTCGAAGAGCTACGTAGTCAACTGGCCAAGACCAAGATCTCTGATGGTGAAGTGAAGCCAGAGGCCAATAGTAATGAG GAACTGCAACCCGTGACGGCGGTGGCTGGTGAGACTGACAAGAAGGATGACTCTGGCAACGAGACGGGCGCGGGCGAGGCCGAGGTCGACGACGACGGTTTCACCGGCTACGACAAGAACAAGAGCTTCTTTGACAACATCTCCTGCGAGGCTGTTGAGAG GTCGAAAGGTCGGTCGCAGCGGACGGACTGGCGGACGGAGCGCAAGCTGAACTCGGAGACGTTCGGCGTGGCCATGGCGCGCCGTGGCGCCTGGCGCGGGCGGGCCAACTGGCGGCACAACCCGCAGCAGCAGCA CTGGCGCGGCATGCGCGGGTCCCGCGGGCGCGGCTTCCCGCAGCAGCACGCGGCgcacgcggcgcgcgcgcgccccGCCGGCGCGCTCAcgcagccgccgccgcacgcgcagcACCACGCGCAGCACGCCCAGCACCCCATGCCCGCCGCCGGTAACCACTCCCTATCCACTTTTAATAC CCAAGTAGGGGAAGCTGTCCTATGA
- the LOC126372476 gene encoding protein LSM14 homolog B-A-like isoform X6, producing MSSGMPELGSKISLISKADIRYEGRLFTVDPQECTIALASVRSFGTEDRETQYPVAPQSQVYDYILFRGSDIKDIRVLNNVPSLPNDPAIMQMSVPPSLGGGAAPAQFGGQFTHPVVGQAPYPQYHPMAGFPAGVHAPGLNKTSSMLDLIGGGSQQNASRSGTPAVGGHRKSPTADQGTQVGSVAGGSGQQREARGGSKQQQARGRADSRSRQRYPSGGAQAAAHHQQQHHQQHQPQQHHQQQHHQQQHQQQQHHQQQHQQHHQQQHHPTQHHQPDGGAGQGYNRGGWRGRGRGRGRGFVPRNKNTLKFDNDYDFEQANTEFEELRSQLAKTKISDGEVKPEANSNEELQPVTAVAGETDKKDDSGNETGAGEAEVDDDGFTGYDKNKSFFDNISCEAVERSKGRSQRTDWRTERKLNSETFGVAMARRGAWRGRANWRHNPQQQHWRGMRGSRGRGFPQQHAAHAARARPAGALTQPPPHAQHHAQHAQHPMPAAGNHSLSTFNTQVGEAVL from the exons ATGAGTTCTGGCATGCCTGAGTTGGGCTCTAAAATAAGCCTAATATCGAAAGCTGACATCCGCTATGAAGGCCGACTTTTCACCGTTGATCCTCAGGAATGTACTATCGCTTTGGCTAGCG TGCGATCTTTTGGGACGGAGGATCGGGAGACGCAGTACCCGGTAGCGCCCCAGAGCCAAGTGTACGACTACATCTTGTTCCGAGGCTCCGATATAAAGGACATTCGAGTGCTGAACAATGTTCCATCACTGCCGAACGACCCCGCCATCATGCAGATGTCGGTGCCGCCGTCGCTGGGCGggggcgcggcgccggcgcagttCGGCGGGCAGTTCACGCACCCGGTGGTGGGGCAAGCCCCATACCCGCAGTACCACCCCATGGCCGGCTTCCCGGCAGGCGTGCATGCGCCTGGCCTCAACAAGACCA GTTCGATGTTGGATCTGATTGGGGGAGGGTCGCAGCAGAATGCGTCTAGGTCCGGAACCCCGGCCGTGGGCGGACACAGGAAGAGCCCCACCGCCGACCAGGGCACCCAG GTGGGGTCGGTAGCGGGCGGGTCGGGGCAGCAGCGCGAGGCGCGGGGCGGCAGCAAGCAGCAGCAGGCGCGCGGCCGCGCCGACTCGCGCTCGCGGCAGCGGTACCCCAGCGGCGGTGCGCAGGCCGCCGCGCACCACCAGCAGCAGCACCACCAGCAGCACCAGCCGCAACAGCACCACCAGCAGCAGCACCACCAACAACAGCACCAACAGCAACAGCACCATCAGCAACAG CACCAGCAGCATCATCAGCAACAGCATCACCCCACGCAGCACCACCAGCCTG ACGGTGGGGCAGGGCAAGGCTACAACCGCGGCGGGTGGCGCGGACGCggccgcgggcgcgggcgcgggttcGTGCCACGCAACAAGAACACCCTCAAGTTCGACAACGACTACGACTTCGAGCAAGCCAACACCGAGTTCGAAGAGCTACGTAGTCAACTGGCCAAGACCAAGATCTCTGATGGTGAAGTGAAGCCAGAGGCCAATAGTAATGAG GAACTGCAACCCGTGACGGCGGTGGCTGGTGAGACTGACAAGAAGGATGACTCTGGCAACGAGACGGGCGCGGGCGAGGCCGAGGTCGACGACGACGGTTTCACCGGCTACGACAAGAACAAGAGCTTCTTTGACAACATCTCCTGCGAGGCTGTTGAGAG GTCGAAAGGTCGGTCGCAGCGGACGGACTGGCGGACGGAGCGCAAGCTGAACTCGGAGACGTTCGGCGTGGCCATGGCGCGCCGTGGCGCCTGGCGCGGGCGGGCCAACTGGCGGCACAACCCGCAGCAGCAGCA CTGGCGCGGCATGCGCGGGTCCCGCGGGCGCGGCTTCCCGCAGCAGCACGCGGCgcacgcggcgcgcgcgcgccccGCCGGCGCGCTCAcgcagccgccgccgcacgcgcagcACCACGCGCAGCACGCCCAGCACCCCATGCCCGCCGCCGGTAACCACTCCCTATCCACTTTTAATAC CCAAGTAGGGGAAGCTGTCCTATGA
- the LOC126372476 gene encoding protein LSM14 homolog B-like isoform X4 gives MSSGMPELGSKISLISKADIRYEGRLFTVDPQECTIALASVRSFGTEDRETQYPVAPQSQVYDYILFRGSDIKDIRVLNNVPSLPNDPAIMQMSVPPSLGGGAAPAQFGGQFTHPVVGQAPYPQYHPMAGFPAGVHAPGLNKTSELSPQTSVDLAPQPQPATAPIGSGVAHHANQVKDQGSMLDLIGGGSQQNASRSGTPAVGGHRKSPTADQGTQQVGSVAGGSGQQREARGGSKQQQARGRADSRSRQRYPSGGAQAAAHHQQQHHQQHQPQQHHQQQHHQQQHQQQQHHQQQHQQHHQQQHHPTQHHQPDGGAGQGYNRGGWRGRGRGRGRGFVPRNKNTLKFDNDYDFEQANTEFEELRSQLAKTKISDGEVKPEANSNEELQPVTAVAGETDKKDDSGNETGAGEAEVDDDGFTGYDKNKSFFDNISCEAVERSKGRSQRTDWRTERKLNSETFGVAMARRGAWRGRANWRHNPQQQHWRGMRGSRGRGFPQQHAAHAARARPAGALTQPPPHAQHHAQHAQHPMPAAAK, from the exons ATGAGTTCTGGCATGCCTGAGTTGGGCTCTAAAATAAGCCTAATATCGAAAGCTGACATCCGCTATGAAGGCCGACTTTTCACCGTTGATCCTCAGGAATGTACTATCGCTTTGGCTAGCG TGCGATCTTTTGGGACGGAGGATCGGGAGACGCAGTACCCGGTAGCGCCCCAGAGCCAAGTGTACGACTACATCTTGTTCCGAGGCTCCGATATAAAGGACATTCGAGTGCTGAACAATGTTCCATCACTGCCGAACGACCCCGCCATCATGCAGATGTCGGTGCCGCCGTCGCTGGGCGggggcgcggcgccggcgcagttCGGCGGGCAGTTCACGCACCCGGTGGTGGGGCAAGCCCCATACCCGCAGTACCACCCCATGGCCGGCTTCCCGGCAGGCGTGCATGCGCCTGGCCTCAACAAGACCAGTGAGTTGTCCCCGCAAACGTCGGTGGATCTGGCTCCACAGCCACAGCCGGCCACGGCTCCTATTGGCTCGGGTGTGGCACATCATGCCAACCAAGTGAAAGACCAAG GTTCGATGTTGGATCTGATTGGGGGAGGGTCGCAGCAGAATGCGTCTAGGTCCGGAACCCCGGCCGTGGGCGGACACAGGAAGAGCCCCACCGCCGACCAGGGCACCCAG CAGGTGGGGTCGGTAGCGGGCGGGTCGGGGCAGCAGCGCGAGGCGCGGGGCGGCAGCAAGCAGCAGCAGGCGCGCGGCCGCGCCGACTCGCGCTCGCGGCAGCGGTACCCCAGCGGCGGTGCGCAGGCCGCCGCGCACCACCAGCAGCAGCACCACCAGCAGCACCAGCCGCAACAGCACCACCAGCAGCAGCACCACCAACAACAGCACCAACAGCAACAGCACCATCAGCAACAG CACCAGCAGCATCATCAGCAACAGCATCACCCCACGCAGCACCACCAGCCTG ACGGTGGGGCAGGGCAAGGCTACAACCGCGGCGGGTGGCGCGGACGCggccgcgggcgcgggcgcgggttcGTGCCACGCAACAAGAACACCCTCAAGTTCGACAACGACTACGACTTCGAGCAAGCCAACACCGAGTTCGAAGAGCTACGTAGTCAACTGGCCAAGACCAAGATCTCTGATGGTGAAGTGAAGCCAGAGGCCAATAGTAATGAG GAACTGCAACCCGTGACGGCGGTGGCTGGTGAGACTGACAAGAAGGATGACTCTGGCAACGAGACGGGCGCGGGCGAGGCCGAGGTCGACGACGACGGTTTCACCGGCTACGACAAGAACAAGAGCTTCTTTGACAACATCTCCTGCGAGGCTGTTGAGAG GTCGAAAGGTCGGTCGCAGCGGACGGACTGGCGGACGGAGCGCAAGCTGAACTCGGAGACGTTCGGCGTGGCCATGGCGCGCCGTGGCGCCTGGCGCGGGCGGGCCAACTGGCGGCACAACCCGCAGCAGCAGCA CTGGCGCGGCATGCGCGGGTCCCGCGGGCGCGGCTTCCCGCAGCAGCACGCGGCgcacgcggcgcgcgcgcgccccGCCGGCGCGCTCAcgcagccgccgccgcacgcgcagcACCACGCGCAGCACGCCCAGCACCCCATGCCCGCCGCCG CCAAGTAG